The Clavelina lepadiformis chromosome 1, kaClaLepa1.1, whole genome shotgun sequence genome segment GATGTTTCTTTATTCTTTTACGTAAAGCACTGCGTTAGGCTAAGCAATATGAactacaatttttcaatttgtataTACTACTAAATGAGCTCGGTCACCcagctgagtttttgtatccacCAAGATTTAGAATAAAAGAgcttaatgcagtattttgagcaaattctcATATGAAAcgcttaaacttttttacttacatttttttaaaaaagcattcaaaaaatcttaattttgaaccaacacaaaatttgaacttcaccctataccaggggtgggcaaatgtattcaatggaagagccatttgcagaaaatacaagtaCCAGAGagcctcaaaattattttaatacaaaaacgGTAAATGGTGCAGGTTCAGCAATAATAACAGAATTGTAATATAACAAAACGGTAATAATTAACACAATAATGTCTTAGCAATGAAATTGCGTTGACTTGCTGTTAACTAACTCTTCTGATTCTATGtttagtgttacgtcataaatgaAATGCTGgcttaaataaagaaaagaaaaagagagaaacgttcataaacggtactcttggtatcCTTTACTacttgttttgaattttccgattcgactagaagagccacaaaacaCATGctggcgagccgcagtttacCCACCACTGCCCTATACCCATGCTGAGCAAATAATAGCAACAGACTATCACAGATTAATGTTGCATGCGCATTGGAATGAGAttacttttactttttacataGTGACGTTCATCACGCAACCTTCATCATAAATTGAGTGTTGCCATTTCAAAACTGCTTAAAATTGTACAACAGACCCTTAAATACTGTGCATATAAAGTATACCTATTTCTGGACTTCTACAAGAAATATCCTATGTATCCTAAATATCCAAATCTTCCGCGATTATTCGCTCTAGTTGGGACAATATTTTCAGGAACGTGATGGGATAAGCAAAAAACCAGATAATTGAATTGTTACATTTAAGTCAAAACGAAACGAAAACACAACACATTTATGCTTAGGCCTACAGtataaaaactgataaaagttaaaatttttgcaagaaattgaCTGTTGCCGTGCATAACTGTTTTTTCAAATGATTCGTCCAACGGCTAGTTAAAAAGCCATCTAATTTTGAAATGCTGTAGAAAAATAAAGCGACCCGATAATCGAAGAAGTACTGTACTTGATTCAAACACCAACGTCTTGACAATGGATTTTActtattatgtcataattgCTTTTTGCCACCACATGTTATGGTTATACCAAGTAGTAATGGTTTAACTTTAACCAGTAAATATTAAAGAAACTTTTTGAAgaacttttctttcatttaaagccaacttgtttttcatCACTTAAGGCAGTATAGTTGTTgcaaagtttatatttttttataatagcTATCTCAGTAATCTCatcagaaaaaaattgtttgtttcaagaaattttccagttacgtgttgtttgtattttttgttataaaggtggggtaaaaataaaaagtgtttaCTGTTTCCAGGCATTATTAGTGAAACTTATtttctgacagtttacttattTTTTCCAAGTTTTATGGCCCACCACATTCTGTAATGAACTAATGATACAGTCAGTAACTTCTATAAAGCAAGTAAACCTTAATAGCAACGTTGTTTTTTATGATTGCATAATGCACAGTTTCAGTAACTGGCAATGTGCACCCAAAGCCAACGGTAGATACCGTAGTGGTGTAAAAAGATATTTGCGTTAAGTATCGATGCAATTTAAAAGGTCATATATTTATCGTATTGTTAATAAATATTCTCAATTTGAGATATATTATTTGATTATCTGTAGGCAAAGCATTTGTAACTTTAGCTCGCTTACATGCATCACTATTCACAagtattgattttattttgttacattctATGTTTCTATTGTTGTTATGCTACCCCTGGGTTTGTATTTAACCAATATGTGCTTTCTAAAGGTACAAAATATATTGTCTAGTACTTAATGATGTACTGCATACAATATTGAATTGCAGAAAATCGTCAGATATTAAATACACCAGTCAACTTATTAGGTTCAGTATGTATGATTTGATGAAACTTGCCAaagattttactttaaaattccCCAAGATTTATATAGGTCTATCCTGAATTCAAAGTGGTCTGTCTGTTCAGATGGATTATTGTAATGATTTTTTAGGTTGCTATTTTTATTTCGATAAACTGTACTCAATAATATATGCCATACTGTATATTCAAGTTGTGAGATTATTATGTTCAGAGTTTTCAACTTGTAAAAGTCGATTAATGATTGATTAACATGACAAATGTTGCAACTCCATCCAGTCGACACAACACGGAATTGCAGATGAATCATAGCAAGAATGATGCTCGAAAAGGTCTCTCCCATTCAGTTGCAAATAACAGACCAAGTCAGAAATCTGTTGCAGAAACCATGATGAGTGGTCAAGTTGGGTGAgacatttttttcatattcATGGATCCTGTAATGCTTAAGtaaggtatatatatattaatacatatatatatattctgTGTACATTAGGCTATAGAGCTTAGTGATTTTGcactttttgtaaaaagtcTCACATtcttaatgtttttaattccTCATATTTCTACTTGCAGCGAAGGTGAAGATTGGAAAGCCAACTTGAATCTGCCTGCTGCAGATAGACGAAAGAAAACAACTGTGAGTGTTCATTTCATAAGATCTTGTTTAATCTTGATATAGTTGATATATACCTGGTTCTATAATGTgtaattaagtttttgttCTGTCACCAGCCAACCACTGTACATACATTGAACCTAGTATGATCTTGTATTGGTAGTTTGTGTTGGaaatgttgattttaaataaaataaaacatttgtgaaaaataaacttttattttatttgcttcCCAGGACGTCACTTCTACTAAAGGTGTAGAATTCGaggatttttgtttaaaacggGAGTTGTTAATGGGCATATTTGAAAAAGGTTGGGAGAAACCTTCTCCTATACAAGAAGAAAGTATTCCCATTGCTCTGTCAGGTAAAAAGGCTACTTTTTTCAATGATGTGTATATTGGTATACTGTATGGTATTTGTAGGTATAATAACTTTAGGTTTCCCATCTGCTGGGTAGCATATTTTTCTTGTAAGCAGTTTCTAGTCCTATTTATGAATTGCATCGTTAGACTCACGTAGTGTTATGGACGTTATCACGTGGTTGTTGTCAATATTTACAACTTTACCACATGCGTTGTTTCTCCATCCACTGGGTTGTAAAGCATCACTTaattaattcttaatttttttctggttACCGACCACTTTAATAAGGGGACTGCGAACCGTCACATATGGAATTCCAAAAacttgttaaatttttgaatttttggggTTATAATACAGATTTATTGTTATATATAGCCACCACAAAATCGTGGTTGCACTTTTAAACGTTTTACTGCCATACGCTACTTTTGCAGCACAAAACCATTTCCGTGTCTTACAATGATATTGCATTTGGCGACACAATAATACATGTTGTTGATCTGTACTTCAATGACATTATGACAATTACTTCTGTAAtcagtttaaaactttatttagcTTGATGCAGGCCCCATTAACTGAACAAATTATCAAATTAGAGACTAAATGAACTTTATAAATGAATAATTATATCTAAAGTTCATCATAGCATTCATGGACCACCTAAAACCTTTATGCAGACCACCAAGTGGCTCTAGATCCATTTTTTGAGTGTACTAACAATTCTTTGTTTGACTTAGGCCGAGATGTATTGGCTCGAGCTAAAAATGGAACAGGAAAATCTGGTGCTTATCTAATTCCAATGCTTGGTAGATGTGACATCAACAAAGATTACGTTCAAGGTGATTtatgatttaaattttctatatTGGACTTTTTGTATAGGTTTTACTGTTGTAATTGTTTATTGATGGCATTACGAGAtcagttcacattgcaatatatacaaaatgcttctttaaaaattgtttaatcaaGTTCTTGGAATATTAAATGGTATCTCTACAAAGACATTCtcagttaaatattttatggaaCTTACTAGTATCTTTGTCGAATACTTTAGTGAATAGACCTACCTCTGTTAGTTAGTGACCATGTTAAACacaattttctaaaaatcaatttaaattacTGACAGCCATCGATTTGTGCACAATGCCATGCTTGATTTACATAGCAGTTTTTCCTCGGCAGGCTTTTTCCATTTGGTCATTTTGGTAAGAAAAATTCTCTAAAGCAAGCCTGTTTTTTATGTCTCAAACGTTCACTAACTTCAACCCGGATTTTTTACTGGAATTTCTTATCGCTATTTGATTGTAACATTTTAATGCCAACATGACATGATAATGCTTGCAGGCTATAAAGCGCTTCAGTGGATATGAATTGTGTTTATAAATATTCCGTGTATGTTTGATGCTGTAAGTATGGTAACACAATGTTTAAGAGAAATGGTTTGATTTCAATAAACCAAACTTACTTTGAATAATCCTAAAAGTTTCAACAACTTATAGTATACCTTTTCAGTTGCTGCCACGTTTTTGCGCATGTTCTTTTcctgtttttgaaaaagcttGGTAGTAAGGACGTAGAATCTGTGACTGTTTTGGCCTTAGCTTCtttaaaaatttggtgtttttaGACTTCTCCGTTAAAAAGTCACTTTCCATTCTACAATCATTAGTACTTTGTTAACTGCCAGTTAGTTTTCAGCGCGATTGGCTATATTAACTTCGTACGTATTACATAATATTTTACTTAAGACAAACTTACTTTTGCATTGCACTTTAAAACACATAGTTGTGCAAAAGGTCCACcttaaaaagtgtttttccTGCTCATGGGCCATGTGAAATacctttttttgtttaacaaactgcagagatttccaaaattttatgTCTGCCTTTTGCAAGCTTCATGTTTTGGTTAATTGAGGACCAACAACAATGGACTTAGCATGAAATTTTCTAATCACCACAATCCAAACTCCTTCTCGCAtgcttttttagttaaaatctgttaaaatatttgtaccaTTGTTTTAGGGAGAGGGTTGCGACTTGTCTTATACATACATGCAACTTACACTCAAATGAGTGCAGTAGTTTCGAAATTGTTAACACGTTCATTGATATTTATGCTAGATCGCCTAAATGTCTAACACTTGAATTGCGATAACAGATCCCttcaaaacaaattacatTACATTCCACATTTCCGTAGGGTATAAATGGAGAGAAACTGCTGAACTGGTAATGATCGACTTCAGTTAGCATGAAATGGCAGTTTGAATTTTGAGAACTTTTGCGTTTGGTTTCTTCAGTAATAACAGGAAAACTTGGTGCAGAAAAATTTCATATCATATTTATCATAATAATTACATACtggtattttgtaaaaaaaaaaaatgtattaaagcattttgcttattttatttgttatgaaCGTTTATCAGTTGTAATATATATTCTGACCATCATATTTCACTTCGCTGAAGACTGAGGTAAACTTTCTACATTGTAGCAAGAGCATTATGAGAAAGTTTTCATCACATTTAGTGTCCATTGGCCTCGTAACATTAATAACTACATATGTGATTGGTAGTTTTTAGTCAGTGTTTACCGGTAGTATAGCAGACAACAAGCTAAGGCATCAGCATGGCATTTTTTGCAATAGCGtagcaatttatttatttttttgatctTTTCATATTGTAGTGtgacaattaatttttttatgaattgtAGAGCAAAAACAATGACTTATGCAGACATGTACAAactaacagttaacaaataagaAAATCAAACTGACTGACATGAACAGGAAGGTCAATTTATTtgtcacttttaaaaatagatATGACTTGGCCGGGATATTATTATACACACAAATAATTATCTGTGAAGTTTAACAACTTGCTACAATCCATTAAAGTTTTAATGATCTAGTGGAATAATAGTTAATGATGGTAATAATTCTTGAGGTTTCGTTTTCCAGCTCTGGTTTTGGTGCCTACACGTGAATTAGCCCTACAAACGTCTCAGATTGCCATTGAATTAAGTCGCCACATGGGTGAGTTAAATGTAATGGTTACCACAGGAGGAACAAACCTTCGTGATGACAttatgagacttgaaaatagAAGTAAGAGCTTTTTACTATTggcataaatattttttttgtagttGTTGATTATATATGCTTTCATAAAACGTTTCATTGTACTAGTGGTTTATTTTAGATGTTTCAACCATTTGTTTTACTTGtaaatttatattgtatttcaCAACTCGGAAAGCAAATTTAGCTGAAATAATAGCTAACATCCAGAAATTATTTTGCAGTACACATTATTGTGGCAACCCCAGGACGAATTTTAGATTTGATCAACAAGGGTATAGCAAAAGTTGATCAATGCAACATGATTGTTCTTGATGAGGTACATTGAGCAAACATGACTGTAAATATTTAACCTTGTTAAATTGATagtgtttgtattttgttttgttttttccctGATATTATTTACCACCAAACATCTCACTGGCTGTGGCAAACTGTTCATTTCTAGGCTGACAAACTTCTTTCACAAGATTTTAAGCAGATGATGGATAATATTGTTGGTGCATTGCCTGTCAGCCGACAGATATTGCTTTATTCGGCAACATTTCCTATTACTGTCAAAGAGTTTATGGTATGATTACTAATCTACCTGTGTACGGTGttcattatatttttcaattataattgcTGATACATTGAATTTCAATAATGATTTTTGTGAAAAGCAAATTGTTATTTCCTGCTGCTATCCACGTTTTATCGTTTCATCACCTATTTccattaaatattttctaaggTTCCAGCACAAACTATTTCCCTGATTTTTGCAATTTAGACATTGATGTCTGAGGGCATGTTATCAGTTGTCCTTGTGGCATTCATTGCATAACATCTGTGTATCTATTGTTTGGTTGACATCTTAAAATTTGGCATAAAGCAAAATCAAAAGcagttgttttgtttctgaaGATGAGACACATGAAAAAACCTTACGAGATCAACTTGATGGAGGAGCTTACGTTGAAGGGTGTCACACAGTATTATGCTTATGTTGAAGAGAAGAAAAAAGTTCATTGTCTTAACACACTTTTCTCAAAGGTAACTAGAATAGATTTGGATGAAAAACACACTTACGTGGATGAATGACTGTAATGATAACAttgaattttttactttgaacAGCTTCAGATAAATCAATCCATTATATTTTGCAACTCTACTCATCGGGTGGAATTACTTGCAAAGAAAATCACTGAACTTGGATACTCATGTTTTTACATCCATGCTAAAATGAAACAAGTATGTGAATTTTACTACCTGCAAGgataatttgatatttgctgaaatgtgtgtgtgtgtgtgtgtgtgcatTACAGTATAAGTTGCTGAAACTTACCTGCTTGTAGCTTGAATTGTTAAAAATCTCaactatgtttgtttttattcataggAATATCGTAATCGTGTGTTTCATGACTTCAGACAAGGACTGTGCAGGAATCTTGTTTGCAGTGACCTGTTTACCCGTGGTATAGATATACAGGCAGTTaatgttgttataaattttgattttccaAAGATGCCAGAAACCTATCTTCACCGAATTGGCAGATCAGGTAAAatcttttttccttttttatctTGCTTTGGACCCATACTCTATATGCAACCTTGGACTTAAATTTGAATATTTTAGGCCGCTATGGACATCTTGGCCTTGCCATCAATCTCATTACCTATGATGATCGTTTCAGCCTGGCGAGAATAGAGGAAGAACTAAAAACTGACATAAAGCCAATTCCACCTGTAAGTTTTTCACCCTGGAGCTGGATTCCATCAGTTTGACAATGAGTAACAATTTTAACCTGAGCTTTGTTTTGCAGGTCATTGATAAGTGTCTTTATGTTGCTGAGTATCAGCAGGAGGCAAGCAAGGATAATGATGGTAAAGTATGAAGTCGCTGACATTTGACGACGGTTGCTGTGTTAAGTTCCACACTTATTTTGTCGCAACAACTACAAAGCAAACTCTTCTATTTCAGTTTCAGTCAGGAACTTTTGCTATAAAATGCAGACTTTGATGTCCCTAATGTCTAGCTTCGTATGAACTTTGGAAAATAGCATTTTACTATAACTGTTCTCTCACCTAAGAGTCGTGGTAGAGATATACCAGGCCTGCTTTAAATCTTTTTGTGTTCTATCTTAATGCGAAAAAACATGACCTCACTTTTTTGGTTTTCTTTACGCATGAGGTAAAAATATTGCCCACTCAATCAGTTAtcaattgtaaaattttcagttttccCGACAATGTACACATCTGACATGCTTGTCTCAAAAATTCTTACAACAAATCGAGTCACATTAAGTGTGTTTATGTGTACATTTACCATGTCAGATGTGAGTGTgcattgtttttgaattttagtAATCTCAAAATTACTTCTCAAAAAGTTTCGTTTCCTGCTGGTAGTGTAGTCAGTTGCTAAATGTACATTGACTTCAGATGCATTCCTTTACATGCATTACTTCCTAAATATTTAACTGAGTAGACCGTAAATTTTAAGTTATCATGGTATTCCCATCAGCAGTCTGTTTTTAGATTGGTTGTATTTCACTTATGGCAAAAACTGTAAGTTTTTGGATCAATCAAGTTTCCTCTGTTCTCTCTTGCAGCATCAGCCACTTCAaactaattttgaaaatatcggCTACAAGGactgtaaagaaaaaatattttggcaaCATTGTTTATTTGGTCACaacattgtaaaaactttAGCAATTAATAAATTTGGTATCTTTAACAGTTTgtcatgaaataaaaattctcTGGTATTTAACATTTGTGGTGCTGTTTTACTATCCACATACACAGTACAGTGCAACAAAATAACCGGCATGCATACAATAATTTACAGACATAAAAAATTACTAACGTATACGAAAAACTTGAGCACCAAAGTGAAATGCTGAATGTATTTTATTCAGATGAcggaattaaaaaaatttcactgATAACTGATGCAAGGTGAATATCAAAGCTTGGCTCTTTCTCATTTCCAGTATTGAAGTAAGTCCTGATGACCTGCTTCCAATGTGAGCATGCATTATTAAAAAACTCCAGTTTTTGGTCACTAGTGTATTGGCCAAGTGCAGCATAACTTTCTGGTTCCTTGCGACTTTCCTCATTTGGCTTCTTTATGGTTTTGTACCATTTTGCTAATTGAAATTGTATCAAGTTAATCGTCACTTTATCCTGCACAGAAGAAATAATTGAAGGCATGTCATCAACAACGATTAACTTCGTGAGGTGCAGCAAAGTGTAAATGATTTCTTCCTGAAGTTTGTCTTTAAATTTGTATTCTCCAAAATCAACTGCCTCATCATCACTGCTTAGTAATGTGTTTACGATGCACATATAGACACTACTAAACTTCTTGCCATATGAATCTCTCTTTTCAGGACATCCAAGTGCTACAGTAGCCTtgatttttactttgtaattttttgatGAGGCAACAGTGGAGCAAAGGGCATCAACTACATCATCTGTCCATTCTGGTTTGCCTACAGGCAATTTGCGATTACCTAGCATATTTCCACAGGCTAGGCATGCATTCCATCTTACCTTCATCAGAGAGTCTTTTAGCATGGCTTTAATGATCAATGATTTTGCTTGAAAGATTTTagtgcaaaatctttcattatGCACATGATACTCATTGAATAATCTAAGCATGTTTCCTAAAACCCTCATCATATTAAACCGTACTTTGTCTTTGCTGTCAGTGTCAAATGTATGAATAGCAATATCAAAGAGTTCCATTAAAAGTGAGTTTCCAATCTCCTTCAGCGAAAAAGAGTCAGTATCTGTTTCTACATTAATTATAATGGCATcagtaaaattaccaaatgaCCATGCAGCATTGGACTGAACACTTTTCACAGAATCTTTCATAAGCTTTATTATACAGCCAGCAACATCTTCAACAAAGCATATATCTCTACGCAGCACTGGAAACATAATAAACACTGCCAGAGATCTGATAGATGCAGACCTAACCAGATAGTTCTCGTCACTAGTTAGGCCCATCAATAAAGTCTGGGCAAACAGTTGCAATTTCTGaggtaatttttcaaaaactattGGTCCAATTGTAGATAGAAAATCACATATGTGACTTCTATTCACAAAGTATATGTCTTCTTGTGTGGCAACTTGTATTGGTCCAGAAAGCAACTCCTCCCAAAGAGCAAGGCTATCAGAAACAAATTCTTcattttgttgatg includes the following:
- the LOC143447896 gene encoding putative ATP-dependent RNA helicase ddx6, with protein sequence MTNVATPSSRHNTELQMNHSKNDARKGLSHSVANNRPSQKSVAETMMSGQVGEGEDWKANLNLPAADRRKKTTDVTSTKGVEFEDFCLKRELLMGIFEKGWEKPSPIQEESIPIALSGRDVLARAKNGTGKSGAYLIPMLGRCDINKDYVQALVLVPTRELALQTSQIAIELSRHMGELNVMVTTGGTNLRDDIMRLENRIHIIVATPGRILDLINKGIAKVDQCNMIVLDEADKLLSQDFKQMMDNIVGALPVSRQILLYSATFPITVKEFMMRHMKKPYEINLMEELTLKGVTQYYAYVEEKKKVHCLNTLFSKLQINQSIIFCNSTHRVELLAKKITELGYSCFYIHAKMKQEYRNRVFHDFRQGLCRNLVCSDLFTRGIDIQAVNVVINFDFPKMPETYLHRIGRSGRYGHLGLAINLITYDDRFSLARIEEELKTDIKPIPPVIDKCLYVAEYQQEASKDNDGKV